A genome region from Alkalimarinus coralli includes the following:
- a CDS encoding MBL fold metallo-hydrolase — MAHRIHHLNCATLCPQGARLINGKGGLFAKSILSCHCLLIESNEGLILIDTGFSVEDMQSTGRMGLLIAKAMNPVMDVEQTALYQIEKLGFSRNDVKHIVLTHLDPDHAGGIVDFPHAKIHVHEKEYSAGTEPCTLVEKYRYRSQMWQHNPDWQLHRVTGERWFGFDSVHVLNNRLQDLLLVPLHGHSRGHCGVAVATTEGWVLHCGDAYFHQSEMDLDKPRCTPGLSLTQMIDESSRADRLHNQQQLRSLKRDNPDITLFCSHDHGEFETCSACPPIYLKHV; from the coding sequence ATGGCTCACCGAATACATCATCTGAATTGCGCAACGCTTTGCCCCCAAGGTGCCAGGCTAATTAATGGCAAAGGAGGGTTGTTCGCAAAGTCGATACTGTCCTGCCATTGTCTATTGATCGAGTCTAATGAAGGCCTGATCCTTATAGATACAGGGTTCTCGGTAGAAGATATGCAAAGCACCGGTCGAATGGGGTTGCTAATTGCTAAAGCCATGAACCCGGTGATGGATGTGGAGCAGACCGCTCTGTATCAGATCGAGAAGCTTGGCTTCAGCCGCAATGACGTAAAGCATATCGTGCTTACTCATTTGGATCCTGACCATGCTGGAGGTATTGTCGACTTTCCTCATGCCAAAATACATGTGCACGAGAAAGAGTACTCGGCCGGTACAGAGCCCTGCACACTGGTTGAAAAATACCGCTACCGGTCACAAATGTGGCAGCATAACCCCGATTGGCAGTTGCACCGGGTTACAGGAGAGCGGTGGTTTGGCTTTGATAGCGTTCACGTCTTGAATAACCGGTTGCAGGACTTGTTGTTGGTGCCTCTTCATGGCCATAGTCGGGGACACTGCGGTGTAGCGGTTGCCACAACAGAGGGGTGGGTATTGCACTGTGGTGATGCCTATTTTCATCAAAGTGAAATGGATCTTGATAAGCCTCGCTGTACTCCAGGGTTGTCGCTAACTCAAATGATCGATGAATCAAGCAGGGCAGACCGGTTGCATAACCAGCAACAGCTAAGATCATTGAAGCGTGATAACCCGGATATTACTCTGTTTTGCTCCCATGACCATGGCGAGTTTGAAACCTGTTCAGCCTGCCCGCCCATTTACCTCAAGCATGTATAA
- a CDS encoding DMT family transporter — protein sequence MNTHTRKNPFYYAVLTATALIAFAANSVLCRLALGQGLIDAAGFSVLRLLSGTLMLLLILKVNPNKRRRHATPKGSLSASLMLFVYAVAFSYAYISLDTGTGALILFGAVQMTIIVLSILSGNRLKVGEVVGVLLAFGGFVYLILPSVTTPSILGFLLMSIAGIAWGIYTLKGRGSENPLGDTAYNFFRSVPLVLVLAIITLKDMRLSTEGALLAVISGGIASGMGYSIWYMALRGLSATIAAVVQLLVPVIAALGGVIFMSEAISIDLIVSGVLILGGIGIVVLGRSSR from the coding sequence ATGAACACACACACCAGAAAGAACCCGTTTTATTATGCGGTATTAACCGCCACAGCCCTAATTGCGTTTGCCGCGAATTCGGTATTGTGTCGATTGGCATTAGGCCAAGGCTTAATTGATGCTGCGGGTTTTTCTGTGCTACGTCTGCTTTCGGGCACGTTGATGCTGTTGTTGATATTGAAGGTCAACCCTAATAAGCGTCGCCGACACGCAACGCCTAAAGGCAGTTTGTCTGCCAGCTTGATGTTGTTTGTTTATGCGGTAGCGTTCTCATACGCCTATATTTCCCTGGATACCGGTACGGGGGCGCTTATTCTCTTTGGTGCGGTACAGATGACCATCATTGTGCTCTCAATTTTGTCTGGCAATAGGCTAAAAGTGGGGGAGGTTGTTGGAGTGCTGTTGGCCTTTGGAGGTTTTGTATACCTGATCCTTCCCAGCGTAACCACTCCGTCGATACTTGGCTTTTTATTGATGAGTATCGCAGGTATTGCGTGGGGGATTTATACCCTAAAGGGGCGTGGATCAGAGAACCCGCTTGGGGATACTGCTTATAATTTTTTCCGTTCAGTTCCTCTGGTTTTGGTGCTTGCGATTATCACACTGAAGGATATGCGGTTATCAACGGAAGGGGCTTTGTTAGCGGTTATTTCGGGGGGCATTGCCTCGGGTATGGGTTACTCTATTTGGTATATGGCGCTGAGAGGGTTATCGGCAACGATAGCCGCAGTGGTACAACTGCTAGTGCCTGTTATTGCTGCTTTGGGTGGTGTGATATTTATGTCTGAAGCTATCAGTATAGATTTGATTGTGTCTGGGGTGCTGATCTTGGGGGGGATAGGTATCGTGGTGCTGGGTAGATCCTCCCGTTAA
- the trhA gene encoding PAQR family membrane homeostasis protein TrhA: MNRERAVCPISGQTRLEEFWNTLTHGVGTALSIAGLVVIVVYASLNGNSLHIVSGTIYGTTLVLLYSASSLYHGARSLRWKQIFLICDYCAIYLVIAGTYTPLALVTLHGEWGWWILGIEWSMAIIGMFVKGMLGDRYRLLSTLAYLVMGWMVLVAFYPLYEVMDASGIALIIAGGVAYTIGVLFFLWESLPLNHVVWHVFVILGSALHYFAILKYVMP; this comes from the coding sequence ATGAATCGTGAACGCGCTGTGTGCCCGATTTCCGGGCAAACCCGGCTTGAGGAGTTTTGGAACACCTTAACCCATGGAGTGGGAACCGCACTGAGCATTGCAGGTCTGGTAGTGATCGTTGTTTATGCCAGCTTAAACGGCAACTCCTTGCACATTGTCAGTGGCACGATCTACGGCACCACCCTGGTTTTGCTGTATAGCGCATCCTCTTTGTATCATGGCGCACGCTCACTCAGGTGGAAGCAAATCTTTCTGATTTGCGACTACTGTGCAATCTACCTTGTTATCGCGGGTACCTATACACCGTTGGCGCTGGTTACGCTGCATGGAGAGTGGGGGTGGTGGATTTTGGGTATTGAGTGGAGCATGGCGATCATTGGGATGTTTGTTAAAGGGATGCTGGGAGACCGTTATCGGCTGCTGAGTACGCTTGCTTATCTGGTTATGGGGTGGATGGTACTGGTGGCGTTTTACCCCCTCTATGAAGTGATGGATGCAAGCGGCATTGCCCTGATCATCGCAGGAGGGGTGGCATACACCATCGGTGTGCTGTTCTTTTTATGGGAGTCTCTGCCGCTTAATCATGTTGTCTGGCACGTTTTTGTTATTCTGGGGAGTGCGCTTCACTACTTCGCCATTTTGAAGTATGTGATGCCGTAG
- a CDS encoding Imm49 family immunity protein: MKRADQEDIDHWIEVKLKTIQQSEDDYKTGWYKEQDIPMQSVYSGTAMNYAGLGRARFLNGESPERFRHEFSTAGKCMVKCFKMAYDLTDPDYVGDKPKPPKAPSAGYGQVDWSEVMETIAIDGFNYCLLGADFETARELAYWYQDRKDGKKMEADVNRYTYAYKYALLNKLKEGQRLLEKTLQEYAAKPPKTTADMNYFTLSMTLYGILKLDEALFNEGLALQLKFYKKSYIPAEDLWGTPYEYICDHAVALSNLALDAGLQVTVEHDLLPKGLLKQ, from the coding sequence ATGAAAAGAGCAGATCAGGAAGATATTGATCATTGGATTGAGGTGAAGTTAAAAACTATTCAACAGTCTGAGGATGATTACAAAACCGGGTGGTATAAGGAACAGGATATCCCCATGCAGAGTGTTTATTCTGGTACAGCTATGAATTATGCCGGTTTAGGCCGTGCCCGTTTTCTAAATGGTGAATCTCCGGAAAGGTTCAGGCATGAATTTTCAACTGCTGGCAAGTGTATGGTTAAATGCTTCAAAATGGCTTATGACCTCACAGATCCGGATTATGTCGGTGATAAACCAAAACCCCCAAAAGCACCCAGTGCAGGTTACGGCCAAGTGGACTGGTCTGAGGTCATGGAGACCATTGCCATTGACGGTTTTAATTACTGCCTGCTAGGGGCCGACTTTGAGACCGCCAGAGAGCTGGCTTACTGGTATCAGGACAGAAAAGATGGCAAAAAAATGGAGGCAGATGTAAATCGTTATACCTATGCTTACAAATATGCCTTGTTGAATAAGCTGAAAGAAGGCCAGCGATTGTTAGAAAAAACACTTCAGGAGTATGCTGCCAAACCACCCAAAACAACAGCAGATATGAATTACTTTACCCTCAGCATGACCTTGTACGGCATACTGAAGCTGGATGAAGCCCTGTTTAATGAAGGCTTGGCATTACAACTGAAGTTCTATAAAAAATCATACATCCCCGCAGAGGACTTATGGGGGACGCCTTATGAGTATATCTGCGACCATGCCGTTGCCCTCTCCAATCTGGCGCTTGATGCAGGGTTACAGGTCACTGTAGAGCACGACCTTTTACCGAAGGGGCTGTTAAAACAATAA
- a CDS encoding transporter substrate-binding domain-containing protein, translated as MFKTITTLSALILLSLSTKAFSEEVHYLIVERLSEPFQLTQDGKSNGGIISDIVDKVFEDSPYTVKHHAFPLNRLYKMVESGEITNWIAYDAKVWNSLSKWGDFVDEPLFPVRHTYLTCSPNAPEQIDSASDINNHYIAVLKNFDYPELDELRGKEQLNLIPVSDYDQGISLTMLNRVNAFVEMDLRVRFKLKTASIEKPCLQFVDISHIIPAYSIYLTTDKNNQSGVNEYAAKRIKQLKQNGTIQKALSRYISVDNPLSTEPKVGLQ; from the coding sequence GTGTTCAAGACAATCACAACGTTATCGGCACTCATACTTTTAAGCCTAAGTACCAAGGCATTCAGCGAAGAGGTTCATTACCTCATTGTCGAGAGACTTAGCGAGCCTTTTCAGTTAACACAGGATGGAAAAAGCAACGGCGGCATTATTTCCGACATCGTAGACAAAGTGTTCGAGGACTCCCCGTATACCGTTAAGCATCATGCGTTTCCGCTTAACCGGCTATATAAAATGGTTGAGTCCGGTGAGATCACAAACTGGATTGCATATGATGCCAAAGTCTGGAACTCACTCAGCAAATGGGGAGACTTTGTAGACGAACCACTCTTTCCAGTAAGGCACACCTATTTAACATGCAGCCCAAACGCCCCCGAGCAGATCGACTCCGCAAGCGATATTAATAATCACTACATCGCCGTACTCAAAAACTTTGATTACCCTGAGCTTGATGAACTCAGGGGCAAAGAGCAGCTGAACTTGATTCCTGTTAGCGACTACGATCAAGGTATCAGCCTGACGATGCTAAACAGGGTTAATGCCTTTGTTGAAATGGATTTGCGCGTACGCTTCAAGCTCAAAACTGCCTCCATTGAAAAGCCCTGCTTACAGTTTGTGGATATCAGCCATATTATTCCCGCTTACTCGATCTACTTAACTACCGACAAAAACAACCAGTCGGGTGTTAATGAGTACGCAGCCAAAAGAATCAAACAACTTAAACAGAATGGAACCATTCAAAAGGCGCTGAGCCGATATATTAGCGTAGACAACCCACTATCGACGGAGCCAAAAGTAGGGCTGCAATAA
- a CDS encoding PAAR domain-containing protein, translating to MPHTIIQGSSTVFINGMPAATMGSATAHGGVIIGGGWGCLNW from the coding sequence ATCCCTCATACCATTATTCAAGGCTCTTCAACGGTTTTCATTAACGGAATGCCCGCCGCGACCATGGGGAGCGCGACTGCCCACGGTGGCGTTATTATCGGGGGGGGCTGGGGATGTCTTAATTGGTGA
- a CDS encoding cytochrome-c peroxidase produces MKKTTDNTANLNPLVLASTLMLVLPVLSGCKSESETSIDPGATGSGTIEPENTETLSELDISLQALISDLDLAISPVENRDLPDINDPLPQLGKKLFFSKSLSGQFDTACVSCHHPALGGADGLSLPVGVESVNPELLGPGRVHQSGIPPVPRNSPTVFNVGLWDTGLFFDSRVESIGKEPGTNGAISGIRTPDSIFLTADSQAGANLAAAQARFPVTSVDEMKTSTFENGSDNNTIREHLAARIGDYAVGAGELTSNNWLPEFQQAFATTETAETLITFDNIALAIGEYERSMVFVDSPWQRYLDGDTSALTEQQKQGAVLFFTPSTEGGAGCAACHNGPLLSDGRHHTVAFPQFGPGKGDGDNDDFGRERETGDSDDRYKFRTPSLLNITLTAPYGHTGAYESLRQVIGHYRNANRSVNNFFDRGAWCQLDQFESVANCATLYPDAASNSQLALNKLNAERQAGQSLFVPTAISNEDEDRLIAFLTALTDDCALNRSCLSPWVADSSSNGPDNQQLNATDDQNNPL; encoded by the coding sequence ATGAAAAAAACCACCGATAACACTGCAAACTTAAACCCCTTGGTACTGGCCAGCACACTGATGTTGGTGTTGCCTGTACTCTCTGGATGTAAGTCTGAGTCAGAGACAAGTATTGATCCAGGCGCGACAGGTTCAGGTACAATAGAGCCAGAGAATACGGAAACACTGTCAGAGTTAGATATTTCACTGCAAGCACTGATCTCTGATCTGGACTTGGCAATAAGCCCTGTCGAGAATAGAGACCTGCCCGACATTAATGACCCTTTGCCACAGTTAGGCAAAAAGCTCTTTTTCAGCAAGAGCTTAAGCGGCCAATTTGATACCGCCTGTGTTAGCTGCCACCACCCTGCCCTAGGTGGCGCAGATGGGTTATCACTACCTGTTGGCGTTGAGTCCGTTAACCCGGAGCTGTTAGGCCCCGGCCGAGTTCACCAGTCTGGTATTCCCCCCGTGCCAAGAAACTCACCAACTGTATTCAATGTCGGCCTGTGGGATACCGGGCTGTTTTTTGACTCCCGAGTCGAAAGCATTGGCAAGGAGCCGGGTACCAACGGCGCGATTTCAGGCATACGAACGCCTGATAGCATATTCCTCACCGCTGACAGTCAGGCAGGCGCAAACCTTGCCGCCGCCCAGGCTCGCTTTCCCGTTACATCAGTTGATGAAATGAAAACGTCCACCTTTGAAAACGGCTCTGATAACAACACCATCAGAGAGCATCTCGCGGCCAGAATAGGTGACTATGCAGTCGGCGCAGGAGAGCTCACGAGCAACAATTGGCTTCCTGAGTTTCAGCAGGCATTCGCCACAACGGAGACCGCCGAAACGCTGATCACGTTTGACAATATTGCCTTGGCTATTGGTGAGTATGAGCGGTCAATGGTTTTTGTTGACAGCCCTTGGCAGCGTTACCTTGATGGTGACACCAGCGCACTAACTGAACAACAGAAGCAGGGGGCGGTGTTATTTTTTACCCCCAGTACAGAAGGAGGAGCAGGATGCGCAGCCTGTCACAACGGGCCTCTGCTCTCTGATGGGCGGCACCATACTGTGGCCTTCCCACAGTTTGGCCCCGGAAAAGGAGATGGTGATAATGATGATTTTGGCCGCGAACGCGAAACCGGCGATAGCGATGACCGATATAAATTCAGAACCCCCAGCCTGCTCAATATAACCCTCACAGCCCCTTATGGACACACCGGTGCATACGAATCCTTACGCCAGGTCATTGGGCACTACCGCAATGCTAACCGCTCGGTGAACAATTTCTTTGACCGTGGGGCCTGGTGCCAGCTAGATCAGTTCGAGTCCGTTGCCAACTGTGCAACCTTGTACCCAGATGCAGCGAGTAATAGCCAGCTGGCGCTAAACAAACTCAATGCTGAACGCCAGGCTGGGCAGTCGCTATTTGTCCCCACCGCAATATCCAATGAAGATGAGGACAGGCTGATCGCATTTCTTACTGCCCTGACCGATGATTGTGCTTTAAACCGCAGCTGCCTGTCCCCTTGGGTCGCTGACTCTTCCAGTAACGGCCCGGATAATCAACAACTCAATGCGACAGATGACCAAAACAACCCACTGTAG
- a CDS encoding DMT family transporter — translation MSRLNPATVAVVWMLGTLSSFSLMAVAGRELSETLSTIEILFFRSLVGLLIVCTLISRKGWGLVRTRHLSTHIVRNLAHYGGQFGWFLGLAFIPLADVFAIEFTVPVWTAIFAVVMLGERMTGSKAIAILLGLTGMLIILRPGIEVVQPASIAVLLSALCYGLAYIKTKSLVGTDSPLCILFYMTVIQLPLGLLPVLADFTMPQLFEWFLISLVAITALSAHFCIAKAMQLVDASVVVPMDFMRLPLIALIGFLLYNEPLDWAVLVGGTVMFLGNYINIRAESRTLALNRVK, via the coding sequence ATGAGTAGACTTAACCCTGCGACAGTCGCCGTTGTTTGGATGCTGGGAACGCTGTCTTCATTTTCTCTTATGGCTGTTGCGGGTAGAGAGCTGTCGGAGACACTTAGCACCATTGAGATTCTGTTCTTCAGGAGCTTGGTAGGCTTATTGATAGTGTGCACATTGATTAGCCGCAAAGGTTGGGGGCTTGTTCGCACCCGGCACCTATCGACGCATATCGTCAGAAATCTGGCCCACTACGGAGGGCAGTTTGGCTGGTTTTTGGGGTTGGCGTTTATCCCGCTTGCAGACGTTTTCGCAATTGAGTTTACCGTGCCCGTCTGGACGGCCATCTTTGCGGTTGTGATGCTCGGTGAGCGAATGACAGGCAGTAAGGCGATAGCCATTTTACTTGGCTTAACCGGGATGTTAATCATTCTCAGGCCTGGCATCGAAGTTGTTCAGCCCGCATCTATTGCGGTGTTGCTGAGTGCACTCTGTTATGGCCTGGCATATATTAAAACCAAGTCGCTGGTGGGCACTGATAGCCCACTATGTATTTTGTTTTATATGACGGTTATTCAACTTCCGCTAGGCTTGCTGCCGGTGTTAGCTGATTTCACAATGCCTCAGCTGTTTGAATGGTTTTTAATTAGCCTGGTAGCTATTACTGCCCTGAGTGCCCATTTCTGTATCGCAAAAGCCATGCAGTTAGTTGATGCATCGGTGGTCGTGCCGATGGATTTCATGCGCCTACCGCTTATTGCGCTGATAGGTTTTCTTTTGTACAACGAACCGCTTGATTGGGCTGTACTGGTAGGGGGAACGGTTATGTTTTTGGGGAACTATATTAATATCAGGGCTGAAAGCCGGACACTCGCTTTAAATCGCGTAAAGTGA
- a CDS encoding HD domain-containing phosphohydrolase, translated as MNSGDEPQSKTYSFPIRIHLFVAIVSFVLLLGISLGVFHYQKITKLIIEDAEAVFDRAAQDVFLKFETTYHPVATTVDLLSFSNLLQADSFEQRIVYLEQLANVLKTKPELVNLVVGNANSEALILRRIENNDERNLYAAPVNTAYVIDNIETDSGGAILSRYFYDHSLVQIAHKSLEQTTYDPLKRLWYEQALAHDAIITTKPYLFYFSGIVGITVAKHNTNKNAVIAADISLKNLSQTLRLSQVTPGSRLYLIDKENRLLASSEDDNFILSSTLDKTERKSIKELNNPLLNQIVHREGTYYEKGSFFEVKGDEWLAAARNVDLSDDLNLRLLILVPKEELLIEALVVRDQSILITIIIIILSIPAALFIATKISNPLKMLAEQTSRVRRFDFTKPVKVDSFILEISDLGNSIQLMQDTIHNFIEMINSVAGEKDFDRLLEKITRDTIEVSSASGAVVYLLNEDETRLQPSCFMTPSGVVDSLLNDVDITQESLFSTSINSQQTITFTVDRLIGEASDKASQGGVFQVLDALAVDELKVVVFPLKNRQFEHIGMLCLLFDPLTKGEAAQSAEKLDFVQAVTGFSALTIESAQMVETRKNLLEAFIKLIAGAIDEKSPYTGGHCQRVPVLTNMLAEAACKSDDARFSDFDLKKEQWEELHIASWLHDCGKVTTPEYVIDKSTKLETLYDRIHEVRMRFEVIKRETELEFWKSVANGANKEELKPGLDKALAELDDDFAFIAECNLGAEFMAPEALTRLNKIAQRKWLRTLDDRLGISWEEQQRKAKIPAPALPVVEPLLADRADHIIERDPGVYDDPDNPWGFKLQIPEHKFNKGELYNLSVARGTLTEEERFIINNHMTQTIIMLSKLPFPKQMKAIPEIAGGHHEKMDGTGYPKRLRREDMPLSARMMAIADIFEALTASDRPYKKAKTLSQAIEIMGHMKKDNHIDPDLFELFLTSGVYKQYGRQYLEPEQVDDVDISPYIG; from the coding sequence TTGAACTCTGGTGATGAGCCACAATCAAAAACGTATAGTTTCCCTATCCGCATACATCTTTTTGTGGCGATCGTGTCGTTTGTATTGCTGCTGGGTATTTCTTTGGGGGTTTTTCACTACCAGAAGATCACCAAGCTTATTATTGAAGATGCCGAAGCGGTATTTGACAGAGCCGCGCAAGATGTTTTTTTGAAGTTTGAAACCACCTACCACCCCGTTGCCACCACGGTTGATCTGCTCTCTTTTTCCAACCTTTTGCAAGCAGACAGTTTTGAGCAGCGCATTGTTTATCTGGAGCAGCTTGCCAATGTACTAAAGACCAAACCCGAACTGGTTAATCTGGTTGTCGGCAATGCCAATAGCGAAGCGTTAATTCTCCGTCGTATTGAAAATAATGATGAGCGGAATTTATATGCTGCACCGGTGAATACTGCTTATGTGATCGATAATATTGAAACGGACTCTGGCGGCGCTATTTTGAGTCGCTACTTTTACGACCACTCATTAGTTCAGATAGCCCATAAGTCGTTGGAGCAAACCACCTATGATCCCTTAAAACGGCTGTGGTACGAGCAGGCGCTGGCGCATGATGCAATAATAACTACCAAACCTTACCTGTTTTACTTTTCCGGCATCGTTGGCATCACCGTTGCCAAACATAATACGAATAAAAATGCGGTTATTGCCGCAGATATTTCGCTTAAAAACCTATCGCAAACACTAAGGCTGAGTCAGGTTACGCCGGGTAGCAGGTTGTACCTGATTGATAAAGAGAACCGCCTGTTAGCAAGCTCTGAAGATGACAACTTTATACTCAGCAGTACGCTCGATAAGACGGAACGGAAATCGATAAAGGAGCTGAACAACCCGCTGCTTAATCAAATAGTGCACCGCGAAGGCACTTATTACGAAAAAGGGAGTTTTTTTGAAGTAAAAGGCGATGAGTGGCTAGCCGCTGCCCGCAATGTAGATCTCAGTGATGACCTTAACTTACGGTTGCTGATTCTTGTACCAAAAGAAGAGTTGCTTATTGAGGCGCTGGTGGTTAGGGACCAGTCCATTCTAATCACCATAATCATTATTATTTTGTCGATTCCTGCGGCGCTTTTTATTGCCACGAAAATATCAAACCCACTTAAAATGCTAGCCGAGCAAACATCTCGTGTCCGCCGTTTTGATTTTACTAAGCCGGTGAAGGTTGATTCGTTCATTCTTGAAATCAGTGATCTAGGGAATTCAATTCAACTGATGCAGGATACGATTCATAACTTTATTGAGATGATCAACTCGGTAGCCGGTGAGAAAGACTTTGACCGCTTGTTGGAAAAAATAACCAGAGACACTATTGAGGTCAGTTCTGCATCCGGGGCCGTGGTGTATCTTTTAAACGAAGATGAAACCCGCTTGCAGCCGTCTTGTTTTATGACCCCGTCTGGGGTGGTTGACAGCCTGTTGAATGATGTTGATATCACGCAAGAGTCGCTATTCAGCACAAGTATCAACAGCCAGCAAACCATAACATTCACGGTTGACCGGCTAATTGGTGAAGCGAGTGATAAGGCTTCCCAGGGCGGGGTTTTTCAGGTGCTGGATGCGTTAGCGGTGGATGAGTTAAAGGTCGTTGTTTTTCCACTAAAAAATCGCCAGTTTGAGCATATTGGCATGTTGTGCCTGCTGTTTGACCCACTAACCAAGGGGGAGGCCGCGCAGTCAGCCGAAAAGTTAGATTTTGTACAGGCAGTGACCGGTTTTAGTGCTTTGACTATTGAAAGCGCTCAGATGGTAGAAACTCGCAAAAACCTTCTGGAGGCTTTTATTAAACTGATTGCGGGTGCGATTGATGAGAAGTCCCCATACACCGGCGGGCACTGCCAGCGGGTACCGGTTCTGACCAATATGCTTGCGGAAGCTGCCTGTAAAAGCGATGACGCCCGTTTTTCTGATTTCGATTTAAAAAAGGAGCAATGGGAAGAGCTTCATATTGCGAGTTGGCTGCATGATTGTGGCAAAGTGACGACCCCTGAGTATGTCATTGATAAATCAACCAAGCTTGAAACCCTCTATGATCGTATTCACGAAGTCAGGATGCGATTTGAAGTCATCAAGCGTGAAACTGAACTTGAGTTCTGGAAATCGGTTGCCAATGGCGCGAACAAAGAAGAGCTGAAGCCAGGGCTGGATAAAGCGCTTGCTGAACTGGATGATGACTTTGCGTTTATTGCTGAGTGCAATCTTGGGGCAGAGTTTATGGCGCCAGAAGCGTTAACCAGGCTAAATAAGATCGCGCAAAGAAAATGGCTTCGAACACTGGATGATCGCTTGGGTATTTCATGGGAAGAGCAGCAGCGCAAAGCCAAAATACCAGCCCCCGCATTGCCCGTTGTAGAGCCGCTGTTAGCTGACCGGGCAGATCATATTATTGAACGAGACCCTGGTGTCTATGATGACCCGGATAACCCTTGGGGCTTTAAACTACAAATACCTGAGCACAAATTTAATAAAGGTGAGCTTTATAACTTGTCGGTGGCAAGAGGCACGTTAACGGAAGAAGAGCGTTTTATTATCAATAATCATATGACTCAGACAATCATCATGTTGAGTAAGTTGCCGTTCCCGAAGCAGATGAAAGCCATACCTGAAATTGCGGGTGGCCACCATGAAAAAATGGATGGTACCGGGTATCCAAAACGACTGCGCAGAGAAGATATGCCTCTCAGTGCACGCATGATGGCCATTGCCGATATATTTGAAGCACTAACGGCGTCTGACCGCCCCTATAAAAAAGCGAAAACACTGAGTCAGGCTATCGAGATAATGGGGCATATGAAAAAAGATAACCATATTGATCCTGACCTGTTTGAACTGTTCTTAACATCAGGGGTGTATAAGCAATATGGCCGACAGTACCTTGAACCTGAGCAGGTCGATGATGTGGATATCTCACCCTATATAGGGTGA
- a CDS encoding substrate-binding periplasmic protein: protein MAAFSPTSYADDPAGKNRYSGGLVLKAGLPPFPPFAYPNNKSKSGTVVDIYRMLETELGEKIRIHYYPYPRVIESMKNGDLDIAIIFKNASLKQYVTYAGEVSKSKVLVIPNKGFYVNNYEDLYKLKSIAVLRRANFEPRFDKDSQLNKFTVVDYSAGLKMMNRGRASAIVGSQSGLYEANRLLNYDIHRWNPHFLLNKKEWWLHVSNKSPYQALIPKIKKAVRAIYSEDLVWQLYTDSLKNAEGVER from the coding sequence TTGGCAGCTTTTTCTCCCACTAGTTATGCCGATGACCCTGCGGGAAAGAATCGGTATTCAGGCGGTCTCGTCTTGAAGGCTGGTTTGCCTCCATTCCCTCCTTTTGCCTACCCAAATAATAAGTCTAAGAGCGGCACCGTTGTTGATATCTACAGAATGTTGGAAACAGAGCTCGGCGAAAAAATACGCATTCACTATTATCCATACCCCCGGGTGATAGAGAGCATGAAAAATGGTGATTTGGATATCGCCATTATATTTAAAAATGCGTCTCTAAAACAGTATGTCACCTATGCAGGGGAAGTTTCAAAATCCAAAGTTCTGGTAATTCCAAACAAAGGGTTTTATGTTAATAACTATGAAGATTTGTACAAGTTAAAGAGTATTGCTGTGCTGAGAAGGGCAAACTTTGAACCACGGTTTGATAAAGATAGTCAACTGAACAAGTTTACGGTAGTTGACTATAGCGCAGGGCTGAAAATGATGAACCGAGGGCGAGCATCGGCCATTGTTGGTTCACAATCTGGCCTTTATGAAGCAAACCGGTTGCTCAATTACGATATTCACCGCTGGAACCCTCATTTTCTGCTCAATAAAAAAGAGTGGTGGCTTCATGTATCGAATAAATCCCCTTATCAAGCACTGATACCAAAAATTAAAAAAGCAGTACGGGCTATCTATAGTGAAGATCTGGTTTGGCAGCTATATACAGATTCGTTAAAGAACGCAGAGGGGGTTGAGCGTTAG